Below is a window of Quercus robur chromosome 6, dhQueRobu3.1, whole genome shotgun sequence DNA.
ATAGGAATCAATTTTATGATtaagattttatatatttttatctaaTAGTGTACATGAGTCCATGTTATTTAACGATACTAGATAAATTTTTACATCAGTAATATTTAATCTATGGAATAaatccatctttttttttcctatcaccTAGATCATCCATATCAAATGTCGTAATAATTGGTACAAATTTGGATGCAGAGCTGTGAGATCCTTGTGATTGGAGACAAGACTAGAGGGTGAAGATTCGTGGACTTGTCACTGCTTAAAACAGGGTAAGTGAAATTAAGGGGTTTGTATTTATCAAAGATTCGTGGACTTGTCACTGCTCAAAGACCATTAATGTACCACATGGCTGGACCCACTGAAGTAATGAACTAATGATGGTAGCACTGAGTAAGAAAGCTCAAGCTCTACTTGCCCCCTATGGGTTCTTCAATTAATCATACTTGATTTATAAACCAGCACATAgggtgttaaaaaaaataaataaataataataataataataataaaacatagaTGATGTGGTCCAAGCTAACACAATTTCAAGGGCTAATGTTCTTCTTTTCTGTGCtacaaacactttttttttgggttctaacATTGAAAATAATGTAAATTAAACAGGATTCTATACCACGTGGAGTTCAAGTGCCATGGACCAGGATCCAAGTCAAAAGAGCGAGCTCCTTGGTCAAGAAAACTGACTGAGCAAGCAGTAGCACCCTCTGTATTAATAGATTTACATTGATGGCTACTAATGGCTGCCAGTGTGTTGGGCAGCTATGAAGTTGGTCTTAACTCTTAAGCAAGTAGAAGAAACTGTTGGGGCTGTGCTTTACAAATgacatgcatgcatgcatgcagcACATGCAACGACCCTGCAAGTCTCATGACGACTTTATATATGATTCATATCATGTATTACGCACTCTAGTGTTCTCAATCAATGTTTCAAATCACACTTTTGGCCTTTAATTTTAGGCTAATTAGGCGAATTTAGGTGGCACAGTTTGGTTACCATTATTGTATGGATATTACGCATGTACAATGCGAGTGCAGTGCAGTCATATGTTAACGTaacttttgaaattaatttaaaactctaattaaattgatatttgtttcttgttttattGCTACTTAATTTGAATCCGGAAAGTGCCGTGACGATTGTTAGTTTGTCTAAACAAAACTTACTTTTACATTATATGGAACTGatagaattaaaattttgcatGGAAGAAGTgaaaaaaaccatttaaaaagCACCTGCTCTTTTGTTTATTCCATTTGTTTTAACTACTAACCATGCAGGAGCATGGTATTACATTACATTACAAGCtatatattttaacttttggttTAAAATCCACCACCAATGCCCCCTCCAGCACCACCACCAAAGCCACCGCCAACACCACCACCGGCACCCACACCTCCACCtgcaccacctccaccaccaaccCCTCCTCCAGCACCACCACCAGCTCCCCCACCCACACCTCCACCAGCACCTCCTCCTACACCTCCTCCTACACCACCACCTGCACCCCCTCCAACACCACCACCTGACCCACCTCCAATTCCTACACCACCTCCTTTTCCACCCCCAATGCCTCCACCTgcaccacctccacctccaATGCCACCACCTGCACCTCCACCAACTCCACCACCAGACCCACCTCCAATTCCTACACCACCGCCCTTCCCTCCCCCAATGCCACCACCTGCACCGCCACCAgcaccacctccacctccaATGCCACCTCCTGCACCTCCACCAACTCCACCACCAGACCCACCTCCAATTCCTACACCACCGCCCTTTCCTCCCCCAATGCCACCACCTGCACCGCCACCAGCACCACCTCCACCTCCTGCACCTCCACCAACTCCACCACCAGACCCACCTCCAATTCCAACACCACCACCCTTTCCTCCCCCAATGCCACCACCTGCACCCCCACCAgcaccacctccacctccaATGCCACCACCTGCACccccaccaacaccaccaccagcacccccaccaacaccaccaccatggCCAGCACCACCTCCAACTCCTACACCACCACCATGGCCagcaccacctccaccaccaaacCCTCCTCCAGCACCACCCCCAACTCCCCCACCATGCCCAACTCCTATGCCACCCCCTTTTCCACCCCCAAAGCCACCACCAACTCCTCCTCCAGCACCACCACCTCCGCCAACTCCTCCTCCAACACCACCACCCTTTCCAAATCCTCCACCAACACCTCCATCACCTCCAACGCCTCctccaccaccaacaccaccacctcCTCCACCACCCAAGCCACCTCCTATGCCATCAGAAAATGtgtctttttcaattttcctacATTCTGTTGTCCCTGCAGCTATCACTAACAACACCAACATCACACCAAACACACCACAGTACTTAGAAAACCTCCCCATCTTCTATTTTAgaataaaaggaaacaaataccAGTACGTACAAGAAAAAGGAGGTTTGCTAATTGTTAATATTAGCAATGGGTTGCAGTAGCTTTTATACTGTCAAGTACGGAGTACAACATTAATGCATGTAGTTGAAGTGTTCTCAGTTTTCTTCACTTCTCTGTACATTTGATTGTGGCCAACTAAGCCATGCTTAATGAAATGGCGCAATATTCAACTggttttgaaaatgaatgatCATTGGCCGGTGAAATCATTAATATTGTAGTAGCCTAGCCTCATCTGCCAACTACTTCTAAATCGTACGTACAGCCTCCCACCGTCAGTGACCCAACTGTCTGACTCTAATCAGTGGACTTAAGCCCAAATCTCTATTCAAGCCCAAGCTTTGGCGGACACCAGCCCATTTTTAAACCCTCCGAATTCGTAAAACCCATCCCAACGTTCCTGAAGCCTGTTGTTGTTCTTAAACAATTGGAATTAACTTTTGGGATAATTCTAATACCATGTTAAGTCACAACTTTTACTACAATTATTTTACATAATTGATTGTGATTGACTGTTTATCAATTTCATaagttccacaatttttttctcaaccaCTCTAGAGAGTTGTAGCAAGAGTTTTGTGGTACTagattttttgtaattttagactCTGCGATCAACGCCTGAGACTACGTGTCATGTGCTATGGGAATGCCCATTTGCTAGAAATGTTTGGACAATGGCTAGAGGAAGAATACAGAAGTGCTCCAATGCTGCATCAGAATTCTTTCTTACTGTTTAGGCTTTATGGAATGCATGCAACAAGTACTATTTAggaaaaatccaattaaaaccAAAGGTCACTTTCGATGGGCTACTGGCTTCTTGACAGAATACCCAACAACTCACTGCAGCACAAAGGACTTCTTAATTTCCATGTTCTGATTTGTCATTGTATGCAGATCGTGATCTGGAGATGACTGATCTGTTTTAGTGAAGAGAGCTGTCGAAAAGACCCATCAAAAGCAGCGCCTGATATGATGTTGCTCTGACCGTGGATGTATTTAATTACCAAAATGTCAACATAATTCtgttttcataatttaaaaatacttaaaatttatttttaatttttataatttatcactcaaaaatcaaagaattgaataatggaaacaaaaacttgaaacaATGCCAGACACATTTCTCAGCCCGTGAGACCcacatattttgagttatgGGCGATAGAATCAGAGTCATGGAGATGgaaacacaaaaaccaaacagCAACTTAGGCACCTGGGTTAGCCTTGaggttctttttgttttatgtcTTTCTGGGCCTAACTTTTGTATACCTCAGACTTTTACTTCTTTTCCTTGTTTCGATATCTTAATACAATTTCTATCTTTATCTCAAAAAGAAGGAATATACATATAGGAATTATTAGAATGGTTGATCTGCTTCGGTTAATGAATATGAAATTGGAAACCACAAtggcttttaagttttaactgcATTCTTAACAGAACTAAACCAGAATTATATGATGATTTGCATACTTTTCAGTCAAGCCAAAATCGTAGTTCTTTGAGTTTCTAACCTATATTTCCTCTTTAAATTGTGACAAGCTTTTCTTTTGGGGAGGGGGGTCGAAATTTAATTGTTACACAATAATGGGGAAGGGGAATGGGAATTTGAACTAAGTTACCAGGCTCTTGACCTAAATTGTGACAAAGTTGAACTTCAGTTACAACAATAATCAAGCCTTAATTCCAAAATATTAGAATCACCTATAAATTCTCAATAAACTAATGAGAATTCGttacatataattttgtagTCAATGCCCTTGTATATATAATAGACTAGACCCTTTataaatgactaaattttatgTTAGTTGTCTACCTACATCTCTTCCTTTTTCGAGCTTTGAACCGATTGTAAACAAAATATGACACTAACCATAGACGACACAAgtgaatttttttgggtaataattGAACTTCATAGATTAAATTAAAGCAAGAGAGTTAGGAGGACAAAGCCTCTTATATTACGTGCCGA
It encodes the following:
- the LOC126688898 gene encoding glycine-rich cell wall structural protein-like isoform X4, which encodes MGRFSKYCGVFGVMLVLLVIAAGTTECRKIEKDTFSDGIGGGLGGGGGGGVGGGGGVGGDGGVGGGFGKGGGVGGGVGGGGGAGGGVGGGFGGGKGGGIGVGHGGGVGGGAGGGFGGGGGAGHGGGVGVGGGAGHGGGVGGGAGGGVGGGAGGGIGGGGGAGGGAGGGIGGGKGGGVGIGGGSGGGVGGGAGGGIGGGGGAGGGAGGGIGGGKGGGVGIGGGSGGGVGGGAGGGIGGGGGAGGGIGGGKGGGVGIGGGSGGGVGGGAGGGVGGGVGGGAGGGVGGGAGGGAGGGVGGGGGAGGGVGAGGGVGGGFGGGAGGGIGGGF
- the LOC126688898 gene encoding glycine-rich cell wall structural protein-like isoform X18 produces the protein MGRFSKYCGVFGVMLVLLVIAAGTTECRKIEKDTFSDGIGGGLGGGGGGGVGGGGGVGGDGGVGGGFGKGGGVGGGVGGGGGAGGGVGGGFGGGKGGGIGVGHGGGVGGGAGGGFGGGGGAGHGGGVGVGGGAGHGGGVGGGAGGGVGGGAGGGIGGGGGAGGGAGGGIGGGKGGGIGGGGGAGGGIGGGKGGGVGIGGGSGGGVGGGAGGGVGGGVGGGAGGGVGGGAGGGAGGGVGGGGGAGGGVGAGGGVGGGFGGGAGGGIGGGF
- the LOC126688898 gene encoding glycine-rich cell wall structural protein-like isoform X16 encodes the protein MGRFSKYCGVFGVMLVLLVIAAGTTECRKIEKDTFSDGIGGGLGGGGGGGVGGGGGVGGDGGVGGGFGKGGGVGGGVGGGGGAGGGVGGGFGGGKGGGIGVGHGGGVGGGAGGGFGGGGGAGHGGGVGVGGGAGHGGGVGGGAGGGVGGGAGGGIGGGGGSGGGVGGGAGGGIGGGGGSGGGVGGGAGGGIGGGGGAGGGIGGGKGGGVGIGGGSGGGVGGGAGGGVGGGVGGGAGGGVGGGAGGGAGGGVGGGGGAGGGVGAGGGVGGGFGGGAGGGIGGGF
- the LOC126688898 gene encoding glycine-rich cell wall structural protein-like isoform X2 yields the protein MGRFSKYCGVFGVMLVLLVIAAGTTECRKIEKDTFSDGIGGGLGGGGGGGVGGGGGVGGDGGVGGGFGKGGGVGGGVGGGGGAGGGVGGGFGGGKGGGIGVGHGGGVGGGAGGGFGGGGGAGHGGGVGVGGGAGHGGGVGGGAGGGVGGGAGGGIGGGKGGGVGIGGGSGGGAGGGAGGGIGGGKGGGVGIGGGSGGGVGGGAGGGIGGGGGAGGGAGGGIGGGKGGGVGIGGGSGGGVGGGAGGGIGGGGGAGGGIGGGKGGGVGIGGGSGGGVGGGAGGGVGGGVGGGAGGGVGGGAGGGAGGGVGGGGGAGGGVGAGGGVGGGFGGGAGGGIGGGF
- the LOC126688898 gene encoding glycine-rich cell wall structural protein-like isoform X3, translated to MGRFSKYCGVFGVMLVLLVIAAGTTECRKIEKDTFSDGIGGGLGGGGGGGVGGGGGVGGDGGVGGGFGKGGGVGGGVGGGGGAGGGVGGGFGGGKGGGIGVGHGGGVGGGAGGGFGGGGGAGHGGGVGVGGGAGHGGGVGGGAGGGVGGGAGGGIGGGGGAGGGAGGGIGGGKGGGVGIGGGSGGGAGGGAGGGIGGGKGGGVGIGGGSGGGVGGGAGGGIGGGGGSGGGVGGGAGGGIGGGGGAGGGIGGGKGGGVGIGGGSGGGVGGGAGGGVGGGVGGGAGGGVGGGAGGGAGGGVGGGGGAGGGVGAGGGVGGGFGGGAGGGIGGGF
- the LOC126688898 gene encoding glycine-rich cell wall structural protein-like isoform X10: MGRFSKYCGVFGVMLVLLVIAAGTTECRKIEKDTFSDGIGGGLGGGGGGGVGGGGGVGGDGGVGGGFGKGGGVGGGVGGGGGAGGGVGGGFGGGKGGGIGVGHGGGVGGGAGGGFGGGGGAGHGGGVGVGGGAGHGGGVGGGAGGGVGGGAGGGIGGGGGSGGGVGGGAGGGIGGGGGAGGGAGGGIGGGKGGGVGIGGGSGGGVGGGAGGGIGGGGGAGGGIGGGKGGGVGIGGGSGGGVGGGAGGGVGGGVGGGAGGGVGGGAGGGAGGGVGGGGGAGGGVGAGGGVGGGFGGGAGGGIGGGF
- the LOC126688898 gene encoding glycine-rich cell wall structural protein-like isoform X6, coding for MGRFSKYCGVFGVMLVLLVIAAGTTECRKIEKDTFSDGIGGGLGGGGGGGVGGGGGVGGDGGVGGGFGKGGGVGGGVGGGGGAGGGVGGGFGGGKGGGIGVGHGGGVGGGAGGGFGGGGGAGHGGGVGVGGGAGHGGGVGGGAGGGVGGGAGGGIGGGGGAGGGAGGGIGGGKGGGVGIGGGSGGGAGGGAGGGIGGGKGGGVGIGGGSGGGVGGGAGGGIGGGGGAGGGIGGGKGGGVGIGGGSGGGVGGGAGGGVGGGVGGGAGGGVGGGAGGGAGGGVGGGGGAGGGVGAGGGVGGGFGGGAGGGIGGGF
- the LOC126688898 gene encoding glycine-rich cell wall structural protein-like isoform X12, producing the protein MGRFSKYCGVFGVMLVLLVIAAGTTECRKIEKDTFSDGIGGGLGGGGGGGVGGGGGVGGDGGVGGGFGKGGGVGGGVGGGGGAGGGVGGGFGGGKGGGIGVGHGGGVGGGAGGGFGGGGGAGHGGGVGVGGGAGHGGGVGGGAGGGVGGGAGGGIGGGKGGGIGGGGGAGGGAGGGIGGGKGGGVGIGGGSGGGVGGGAGGGIGGGGGAGGGIGGGKGGGVGIGGGSGGGVGGGAGGGVGGGVGGGAGGGVGGGAGGGAGGGVGGGGGAGGGVGAGGGVGGGFGGGAGGGIGGGF
- the LOC126688898 gene encoding glycine-rich cell wall structural protein-like isoform X11; translated protein: MGRFSKYCGVFGVMLVLLVIAAGTTECRKIEKDTFSDGIGGGLGGGGGGGVGGGGGVGGDGGVGGGFGKGGGVGGGVGGGGGAGGGVGGGFGGGKGGGIGVGHGGGVGGGAGGGFGGGGGAGHGGGVGVGGGAGHGGGVGGGAGGGVGGGAGGGIGGGGGAGGGAGGGIGGGKGGGVGIGGGSGGGVGGGAGGGIGGGGGSGGGVGGGAGGGIGGGGGAGGGIGGGKGGGVGIGGGSGGGVGGGAGGGVGGGVGGGAGGGVGGGAGGGAGGGVGGGGGAGGGVGAGGGVGGGFGGGAGGGIGGGF
- the LOC126688898 gene encoding glycine-rich cell wall structural protein-like isoform X7; this encodes MGRFSKYCGVFGVMLVLLVIAAGTTECRKIEKDTFSDGIGGGLGGGGGGGVGGGGGVGGDGGVGGGFGKGGGVGGGVGGGGGAGGGVGGGFGGGKGGGIGVGHGGGVGGGAGGGFGGGGGAGHGGGVGVGGGAGHGGGVGGGAGGGVGGGAGGGIGGGGGAGGGAGGGIGGGKGGGVGIGGGSGGGAGGGAGGGIGGGKGGGVGIGGGSGGGVGGGAGGGIGGGGGAGGGIGGGKGGGVGIGGGSGGGVGGGAGGGVGGGVGGGAGGGVGGGAGGGAGGGVGGGGGAGGGVGAGGGVGGGFGGGAGGGIGGGF
- the LOC126688898 gene encoding glycine-rich cell wall structural protein-like isoform X5 translates to MGRFSKYCGVFGVMLVLLVIAAGTTECRKIEKDTFSDGIGGGLGGGGGGGVGGGGGVGGDGGVGGGFGKGGGVGGGVGGGGGAGGGVGGGFGGGKGGGIGVGHGGGVGGGAGGGFGGGGGAGHGGGVGVGGGAGHGGGVGGGAGGGVGGGAGGGIGGGGGAGGGAGGGIGGGKGGGVGIGGGSGGGVGGGAGGGIGGGGGAGGGAGGGIGGGKGGGVGIGGGSGGGVGGGAGGGIGGGGGAGGGIGGGKGGGVGIGGGSGGGVGGGAGGGVGGGVGGGAGGGVGGGAGGGAGGGVGGGGGAGGGVGAGGGVGGGFGGGAGGGIGGGF
- the LOC126688898 gene encoding glycine-rich cell wall structural protein-like isoform X17, with the translated sequence MGRFSKYCGVFGVMLVLLVIAAGTTECRKIEKDTFSDGIGGGLGGGGGGGVGGGGGVGGDGGVGGGFGKGGGVGGGVGGGGGAGGGVGGGFGGGKGGGIGVGHGGGVGGGAGGGFGGGGGAGHGGGVGVGGGAGHGGGVGGGAGGGVGGGAGGGIGGGKGGGVGIGGGSGGGVGGGAGGGIGGGGGAGGGIGGGKGGGVGIGGGSGGGVGGGAGGGVGGGVGGGAGGGVGGGAGGGAGGGVGGGGGAGGGVGAGGGVGGGFGGGAGGGIGGGF
- the LOC126688898 gene encoding glycine-rich cell wall structural protein-like isoform X1, with the translated sequence MGRFSKYCGVFGVMLVLLVIAAGTTECRKIEKDTFSDGIGGGLGGGGGGGVGGGGGVGGDGGVGGGFGKGGGVGGGVGGGGGAGGGVGGGFGGGKGGGIGVGHGGGVGGGAGGGFGGGGGAGHGGGVGVGGGAGHGGGVGGGAGGGVGGGAGGGIGGGGGAGGGAGGGIGGGKGGGVGIGGGSGGGAGGGAGGGIGGGKGGGVGIGGGSGGGVGGGAGGGIGGGGGAGGGAGGGIGGGKGGGVGIGGGSGGGVGGGAGGGIGGGGGAGGGIGGGKGGGVGIGGGSGGGVGGGAGGGVGGGVGGGAGGGVGGGAGGGAGGGVGGGGGAGGGVGAGGGVGGGFGGGAGGGIGGGF
- the LOC126688898 gene encoding glycine-rich cell wall structural protein-like isoform X9; amino-acid sequence: MGRFSKYCGVFGVMLVLLVIAAGTTECRKIEKDTFSDGIGGGLGGGGGGGVGGGGGVGGDGGVGGGFGKGGGVGGGVGGGGGAGGGVGGGFGGGKGGGIGVGHGGGVGGGAGGGFGGGGGAGHGGGVGVGGGAGHGGGVGGGAGGGVGGGAGGGIGGGGGSGGGVGGGAGGGIGGGGGAGGGAGGGIGGGKGGGVGIGGGSGGGVGGGAGGGIGGGGGAGGGIGGGKGGGVGIGGGSGGGVGGGAGGGVGGGVGGGAGGGVGGGAGGGAGGGVGGGGGAGGGVGAGGGVGGGFGGGAGGGIGGGF
- the LOC126688898 gene encoding glycine-rich cell wall structural protein-like isoform X13 is translated as MGRFSKYCGVFGVMLVLLVIAAGTTECRKIEKDTFSDGIGGGLGGGGGGGVGGGGGVGGDGGVGGGFGKGGGVGGGVGGGGGAGGGVGGGFGGGKGGGIGVGHGGGVGGGAGGGFGGGGGAGHGGGVGVGGGAGHGGGVGGGAGGGVGGGAGGGIGGGGGAGGGAGGGIGGGKGGGIGGGGGSGGGVGGGAGGGIGGGGGAGGGIGGGKGGGVGIGGGSGGGVGGGAGGGVGGGVGGGAGGGVGGGAGGGAGGGVGGGGGAGGGVGAGGGVGGGFGGGAGGGIGGGF
- the LOC126688898 gene encoding glycine-rich cell wall structural protein-like isoform X15, with the translated sequence MGRFSKYCGVFGVMLVLLVIAAGTTECRKIEKDTFSDGIGGGLGGGGGGGVGGGGGVGGDGGVGGGFGKGGGVGGGVGGGGGAGGGVGGGFGGGKGGGIGVGHGGGVGGGAGGGFGGGGGAGHGGGVGVGGGAGHGGGVGGGAGGGVGGGAGGGIGGGGGAGGGAGGGIGGGKGGGVGIGGGSGGGVGGGAGGGIGGGGGAGGGIGGGKGGGVGIGGGSGGGVGGGAGGGVGGGVGGGAGGGVGGGAGGGAGGGVGGGGGAGGGVGAGGGVGGGFGGGAGGGIGGGF
- the LOC126688898 gene encoding glycine-rich cell wall structural protein-like isoform X14, coding for MGRFSKYCGVFGVMLVLLVIAAGTTECRKIEKDTFSDGIGGGLGGGGGGGVGGGGGVGGDGGVGGGFGKGGGVGGGVGGGGGAGGGVGGGFGGGKGGGIGVGHGGGVGGGAGGGFGGGGGAGHGGGVGVGGGAGHGGGVGGGAGGGVGGGAGGGIGGGGGAGGGAGGGIGGGKGGGVGIGGGSGGGVGGGAGGGIGGGGGAGGGIGGGKGGGVGIGGGSGGGVGGGAGGGVGGGVGGGAGGGVGGGAGGGAGGGVGGGGGAGGGVGAGGGVGGGFGGGAGGGIGGGF
- the LOC126688898 gene encoding glycine-rich cell wall structural protein-like isoform X8, coding for MGRFSKYCGVFGVMLVLLVIAAGTTECRKIEKDTFSDGIGGGLGGGGGGGVGGGGGVGGDGGVGGGFGKGGGVGGGVGGGGGAGGGVGGGFGGGKGGGIGVGHGGGVGGGAGGGFGGGGGAGHGGGVGVGGGAGHGGGVGGGAGGGVGGGAGGGIGGGGGAGGGAGGGIGGGKGGGIGGGGGAGGGAGGGIGGGKGGGVGIGGGSGGGVGGGAGGGIGGGGGAGGGIGGGKGGGVGIGGGSGGGVGGGAGGGVGGGVGGGAGGGVGGGAGGGAGGGVGGGGGAGGGVGAGGGVGGGFGGGAGGGIGGGF